A region from the Rosa rugosa chromosome 6, drRosRugo1.1, whole genome shotgun sequence genome encodes:
- the LOC133715450 gene encoding acyl-CoA-binding domain-containing protein 4 isoform X2, translating to MGTEEIKKDADASNWQSHLAYDQWVALPVSGSRPPARYKHAAVVVDENLYIVGGSRNGRYLSDVQVFDFRNLLWSTIKLNANSNNFEDSGLQEVVPPTSSHNLVKWGNKLLLLGGNSKKLSDKIIVWFIDLETHLCGVMETSGKVPAARAGQSTTLVGSRLIMFGGEDRSRKLLNDVNVLDLETMTWDVMETSQTPPAPRFDHTAAVHAERYLLIFGGCSHASFFNDLHVLDLQAMEWSQPQIQGDLVTPRAGHAGITIDENWYIVGGGDNKNGCPETLALNMSKLVWSVSTIVKQRDPLASEGLTVCSVNIDGKKHLVAFGGYNGNYSNEVFVMRPKPNDSSQRKIFQSPAAAAAAASVTAAYALTKSEKLNFTTVQSNSKGAENHRSEQDFTIDIEALREEKGVLELSLSEVRKENARVSQEIDEVNNTHSELSKELQSVQGQLVAERSRCFKLEAQISELQKILESVQSIEDEVQALRGQKSAMERDMELASSVQRQGSGGVWRWIAGSGGNA from the exons ATGGGAACAGAAGAGATAAAGAAAGATGCGGATGCCAGCAATTGGCAATCTCATTTGGCATATGATCAGTGGGTAGCACTTCCTGTATCTGGTTCACGACCACCAGCTCGCTACAAG CATGCTGCTGTAGTAGTTGATGAAAACTTATATATTGTCGGCGGGAGTCGTAATGGACGGTATCTATCTGATGTTCAG GTCTTTGACTTTAGAAATTTGTTATGGTCAACTATAAAACTGAATgcaaattccaataattttgaAGATAGTGGTCTGCAGGAAGTTGTTCCACCCACTTCTTCTCACAATCTG GTGAAGTGGGGAAACAAACTTCTGCTGCTTGGTGGGAATTCAAAGAAGTTGTCTGATAAAATAATAG TGTGGTTCATCGATTTGGAAACACACCTCTGTGGCGTCATGGAGACTTCAGGAAAAGTTCCG GCAGCTCGTGCAGGGCAGTCAACTACACTGGTTGGCTCTAGATTGATAATGTTCGGTGGAGAAGACAGGAGCAGGAAATTGTTGAATGATGTCAATGTTCTTGATTTAGAGACTATGACTTGGGATGTGATGGAGACATC GCAGACTCCTCCAGCTCCCAGATTTGATCACACAGCAGCAGTACATGCAGAACGTTACCTTCTAATTTTTGGTGGCTGTTCACATGCTAGTTTCTTCAATGATCTTCATGTTCTGGACTTGCAAGCT ATGGAGTGGTCCCAGCCACAAATTCAGGGTGATCTTGTAACTCCTAGGGCAGGTCATGCGGGTATAACTATTGATGAAAACTGGTATATAGTTGGCGGTGGAGATAACAAAAATG GTTGCCCAGAAACCCTGGCCTTAAATATGTCTAAGCTAGTGTGGTCAGTGTCAACAATTGTAAAGCAAAGGGATCCACTCGCTAGTGAG GGTCTCACTGTCTGCTCCGTGAATATTGATGGAAAGAAGCATTTGGTTGCCTTTGGTGGCTATAATGGGAACTATAGCAACGAG GTTTTTGTTATGAGACCCAAACCAAATGACTCTTCACAACGAAAGATATTCCAGTCACCAGCGGCTGCTGCAGCAGCAGCTTCTGTTACTGCTGCCTATGCCTTGACTAAATCAGAAAAATTGAATTTCACAACAGTACAGTCGAACTCCAAGGGAGCTGAAAATCATCGTTCTGAACAAGATTTCACAATTGACATAGAGGCCCTGAGAGAAGAGAAGGGTGTGCTGGAATTGTCTCTTTCCGAAGTCAGGAAAGAAAATGCTAGGGTCAGCCAGGAGATAGATGAAGTCAACAATACTCACAGTGAGTTGTCCAAG GAACTGCAGTCAGTCCAAGGGCAACTTGTAGCTGAGAGATCAAGATGCTTTAAATTGGAG GCTCAAATCAGTGAACTACAGAAGATACTAGAATCAGTGCAGTCCATTGAGGATGAGGTACAGGCACTTCGCGGACAGAAATCTGCAATGGAACGGGATATGGAGCTTGCTTCATCTGTTCAGAGACAAGGTTCTGGTGGTGTCTGGAGATGGATTGCTGGTAGTGGTGGCAACGCATAA
- the LOC133715450 gene encoding acyl-CoA-binding domain-containing protein 4 isoform X1: protein MRNVKQLDYQQTAGMGTEEIKKDADASNWQSHLAYDQWVALPVSGSRPPARYKHAAVVVDENLYIVGGSRNGRYLSDVQVFDFRNLLWSTIKLNANSNNFEDSGLQEVVPPTSSHNLVKWGNKLLLLGGNSKKLSDKIIVWFIDLETHLCGVMETSGKVPAARAGQSTTLVGSRLIMFGGEDRSRKLLNDVNVLDLETMTWDVMETSQTPPAPRFDHTAAVHAERYLLIFGGCSHASFFNDLHVLDLQAMEWSQPQIQGDLVTPRAGHAGITIDENWYIVGGGDNKNGCPETLALNMSKLVWSVSTIVKQRDPLASEGLTVCSVNIDGKKHLVAFGGYNGNYSNEVFVMRPKPNDSSQRKIFQSPAAAAAAASVTAAYALTKSEKLNFTTVQSNSKGAENHRSEQDFTIDIEALREEKGVLELSLSEVRKENARVSQEIDEVNNTHSELSKELQSVQGQLVAERSRCFKLEAQISELQKILESVQSIEDEVQALRGQKSAMERDMELASSVQRQGSGGVWRWIAGSGGNA from the exons ATGAGAAATGTAAAGCAATTGGATTATCAGCAGACTGCTGGTATGGGAACAGAAGAGATAAAGAAAGATGCGGATGCCAGCAATTGGCAATCTCATTTGGCATATGATCAGTGGGTAGCACTTCCTGTATCTGGTTCACGACCACCAGCTCGCTACAAG CATGCTGCTGTAGTAGTTGATGAAAACTTATATATTGTCGGCGGGAGTCGTAATGGACGGTATCTATCTGATGTTCAG GTCTTTGACTTTAGAAATTTGTTATGGTCAACTATAAAACTGAATgcaaattccaataattttgaAGATAGTGGTCTGCAGGAAGTTGTTCCACCCACTTCTTCTCACAATCTG GTGAAGTGGGGAAACAAACTTCTGCTGCTTGGTGGGAATTCAAAGAAGTTGTCTGATAAAATAATAG TGTGGTTCATCGATTTGGAAACACACCTCTGTGGCGTCATGGAGACTTCAGGAAAAGTTCCG GCAGCTCGTGCAGGGCAGTCAACTACACTGGTTGGCTCTAGATTGATAATGTTCGGTGGAGAAGACAGGAGCAGGAAATTGTTGAATGATGTCAATGTTCTTGATTTAGAGACTATGACTTGGGATGTGATGGAGACATC GCAGACTCCTCCAGCTCCCAGATTTGATCACACAGCAGCAGTACATGCAGAACGTTACCTTCTAATTTTTGGTGGCTGTTCACATGCTAGTTTCTTCAATGATCTTCATGTTCTGGACTTGCAAGCT ATGGAGTGGTCCCAGCCACAAATTCAGGGTGATCTTGTAACTCCTAGGGCAGGTCATGCGGGTATAACTATTGATGAAAACTGGTATATAGTTGGCGGTGGAGATAACAAAAATG GTTGCCCAGAAACCCTGGCCTTAAATATGTCTAAGCTAGTGTGGTCAGTGTCAACAATTGTAAAGCAAAGGGATCCACTCGCTAGTGAG GGTCTCACTGTCTGCTCCGTGAATATTGATGGAAAGAAGCATTTGGTTGCCTTTGGTGGCTATAATGGGAACTATAGCAACGAG GTTTTTGTTATGAGACCCAAACCAAATGACTCTTCACAACGAAAGATATTCCAGTCACCAGCGGCTGCTGCAGCAGCAGCTTCTGTTACTGCTGCCTATGCCTTGACTAAATCAGAAAAATTGAATTTCACAACAGTACAGTCGAACTCCAAGGGAGCTGAAAATCATCGTTCTGAACAAGATTTCACAATTGACATAGAGGCCCTGAGAGAAGAGAAGGGTGTGCTGGAATTGTCTCTTTCCGAAGTCAGGAAAGAAAATGCTAGGGTCAGCCAGGAGATAGATGAAGTCAACAATACTCACAGTGAGTTGTCCAAG GAACTGCAGTCAGTCCAAGGGCAACTTGTAGCTGAGAGATCAAGATGCTTTAAATTGGAG GCTCAAATCAGTGAACTACAGAAGATACTAGAATCAGTGCAGTCCATTGAGGATGAGGTACAGGCACTTCGCGGACAGAAATCTGCAATGGAACGGGATATGGAGCTTGCTTCATCTGTTCAGAGACAAGGTTCTGGTGGTGTCTGGAGATGGATTGCTGGTAGTGGTGGCAACGCATAA
- the LOC133718155 gene encoding kiwellin-1-like: MTSLFSKGSILVILLLAICLVSAAQQCRPSGRIRGRKPPPGQCNQEDDSDCCKAGKMYPTYTCSPPMSGNTQAYLTLNSFEAGGDGGGPSECDGKYHNDNTPVVALSTGWYNGGSRCLNNISISGNGRSVVAMVVDECDSTEGCDADHDYQPPCPNNIVDASKAVWKALGVSEDNWGGLDITWSDA, encoded by the coding sequence atgaCTAGCTTATTCTCAAAAGGGTCTATTCTAGTCATTCTCCTTTTAGCAATTTGCTTGGTTAGTGCAGCTCAGCAATGTCGCCCAAGCGGAAGAATCAGAGGAAGGAAACCACCACCTGGACAATGTAACCAGGAGGATGACTCTGACTGCTGTAAAGCTGGAAAAATGTACCCAACCTACACTTGCTCGCCACCCATGTCTGGTAACACCCAGGCATACCTCACTCTCAACAGCTTTGAGGcaggtggtgatggaggaggcCCATCCGAATGTGACGGCAAGTATCACAATGACAATACTCCAGTTGTTGCATTATCCACCGGATGGTACAACGGTGGGTCAAGGTGCCTTAACAACATCAGCATTAGTGGTAATGGGCGTAGCGTGGTGGCCATGGTGGTGGATGAGTGTGACTCTACTGAGGGATGTGATGCTGACCATGATTATCAGCCTCCTTGTCCCAACAACATTGTTGATGCCTCCAAGGCTGTCTGGAAAGCCTTGGGTGTATCTGAGGACAACTGGGGCGGCTTGGATATCACATGGTCCGATGCTTAG